The Euphorbia lathyris chromosome 8, ddEupLath1.1, whole genome shotgun sequence genome has a window encoding:
- the LOC136202377 gene encoding ubiquinol oxidase, mitochondrial-like, whose amino-acid sequence MNHIVMKSALRGLLVQGSRGGGRYISTGSAGVAKPVELWTELRNRNGASLGTFYLRRMMSTTAEPGVAEKDQKEENSLGKVAKADSSSSAVVPSYWGIDRPKLKRDDGSEWPWNCFMPWDSYKSNTSIDLTKHHKPTTFLDKFAYWTVKSLRVPTDIFFQRRYGCRAVMLETVAAVPGMVGGMLLHLKSLRKFQHSGGWIKALLEEAENERMHLMTMVELVQPKWYERLLVLAVQGVFFNAYFILYLMSPKLCHRITGYLEEEAVHSYTEFLKDIKDGRIENVPAPAIAIDYWRLPKDATLEDVITVIRADEAHHRDVNHFASDIHFQGKELKEAPAPIGYH is encoded by the exons ATGAACCACATCGTGATGAAGTCGGCGCTGCGGGGGTTGCTTGTCCAGGGAAGCCGCGGTGGCGGCAGGTACATTTCGACTGGTAGTGCTGGTGTTGCTAAGCCGGTGGAGTTATGGACGGAATTGAGGAACCGAAACGGCGCTTCTCTCGGTACGTTTTACTTGAGAAGGATGATGAGCACAACAGCGGAACCAGGTGTGGCTGAGAAAGATCAGAAGGAGGAGAATTCGTTGGGAAAAGTGGCGAAAGCTGATAGTAGTAGCAGTGCTGTGGTGCCGAGTTATTGGGGGATTGATAGGCCCAAACTCAAGAGGGACGATGGTAGTGAGTGGCCATGGAATTGCTTTATG CCATGGGACAGCTACAAGTCTAACACATCGATAGATCTGACTAAGCATCACAAGCCGACGacgtttttggataaatttgCCTACTGGACGGTGAAATCGCTTCGAGTTCCAACTGATATATTCTTTCAG AGACGATACGGATGCCGTGCAGTTATGTTGGAAACTGTTGCTGCAGTTCCTGGTATGGTAGGAGGAATGCTGCTGCATTTGAAGTCTCTTCGCAAGTTTCAGCATAGCGGTGGTTGGATTAAAGCTCTGCTTGAGGAAGCAGAGAATGAGAGGATGCATTTAATGACAATGGTGGAGCTTGTACAGCCCAAGTGGTATGAGAGGTTGCTGGTCCTTGCAGTACAGGGAGTATTCTTTAATGCTTACTTCATCCTTTATTTGATGTCCCCAAAACTCTGCCATAGAATTACTGGGTATCTGGAAGAAGAAGCTGTTCACTCATACACAGAGTTCTTGAAGGATATTAAAGATGGAAGAATCGAAAATGTTCCAGCTCCTGCTATTGCCATAGATTACTGGAGGCTGCCGAAAGATGCAACACTGGAGGATGTTATCACTGTCATCCGTGCTGATGAAGCTCACCATCGTGATGTCAATCACTTTGCTTCT GATATTCATTTCCAGGGCAAGGAATTAAAGGAAGCACCAGCTCCTATCGGTTATCACTAA